From one Thalassospira lucentensis genomic stretch:
- a CDS encoding DUF3576 domain-containing protein, with the protein MFVAACAGSQSDYDSYPGSAPGDKRVGTTGRSQTLADQKREGTLFGPDGFSFLGEDNNQQQGGGTGIGVNSFLWRASLDTLSFMPLNSADPFGGVIITDWYSPPETPNERFKITGYILGTALRSDAIKVSVFRQVRVGTDQWADAVVEPGTVTAMEDSILTRARQLRIDSATAQSQ; encoded by the coding sequence ATGTTCGTGGCAGCCTGTGCTGGCTCCCAATCAGATTATGACAGTTATCCCGGATCTGCCCCCGGCGACAAACGTGTAGGGACAACAGGACGCTCACAAACACTTGCCGACCAGAAAAGAGAAGGTACGCTTTTTGGACCGGACGGCTTCAGCTTCCTCGGCGAGGACAATAATCAACAGCAAGGCGGCGGCACTGGTATTGGCGTCAACAGCTTCCTTTGGCGCGCGTCGCTTGATACACTGTCCTTTATGCCACTCAACTCGGCCGATCCATTTGGCGGTGTAATCATTACCGACTGGTACAGCCCGCCGGAAACACCAAACGAGCGTTTCAAGATTACAGGCTATATCCTTGGTACTGCCCTTCGCTCTGACGCAATCAAGGTATCTGTCTTCAGGCAGGTCCGTGTTGGGACAGATCAGTGGGCCGATGCAGTGGTTGAACCTGGCACCGTGACCGCAATGGAAGATTCGATACTGACTCGTGCACGTCAACTGCGCATCGACAGCGCAACGGCACAGTCTCAGTAA
- a CDS encoding porin has protein sequence MKKILVASTALAAVAFAGQASASEPIKLSVGGFMEQWAGFSDEDGAGIDSEGRPNAFQSDTEVHFDGSTTLDNGIEIGATVQLEGETSDDQIDAQYLYVNGGFGRFEMGKNDSAADAMGIIAPAVGPVGVNDGDMSNWVDVYLIDTVRSSGTQNRVTYYTPILSGFRAGVSFADDSQANDETYNGINGAGDNIASAGLEYLSDFDGWSLGLSATGEESGDGAWYGFGANVGVGNFTVGGSYGHTEDDYGLNEDGQDLDAFDVGVSYAIDAASVSLSYGYEDFGTGDVQAVDLGLAYELGAGVAWQSSVFWFDEKNDTDPDNDGYGAVTGIRLDF, from the coding sequence ATGAAGAAGATTCTTGTTGCGTCTACTGCGCTTGCTGCTGTTGCTTTTGCGGGTCAGGCTTCTGCATCCGAACCGATTAAGCTATCGGTCGGCGGCTTCATGGAACAATGGGCTGGCTTTTCTGACGAAGATGGTGCAGGTATTGACAGCGAAGGTCGCCCGAATGCCTTCCAGTCAGATACAGAAGTTCACTTTGACGGTTCGACCACCCTTGATAACGGCATCGAAATCGGTGCAACTGTTCAGCTTGAAGGTGAAACCTCTGACGACCAGATTGATGCGCAATATCTGTATGTGAATGGCGGATTTGGCCGTTTCGAGATGGGTAAAAACGACAGTGCTGCCGACGCAATGGGAATCATTGCACCGGCTGTAGGTCCGGTCGGTGTCAACGATGGTGATATGTCGAACTGGGTTGATGTATATCTGATTGACACCGTTCGTTCGAGCGGGACCCAGAATCGTGTAACCTACTATACTCCTATACTGAGCGGTTTCCGTGCAGGTGTATCTTTTGCCGACGATAGTCAGGCAAACGATGAAACCTATAACGGTATCAATGGTGCAGGCGACAATATTGCTTCCGCCGGTCTTGAATATCTGAGCGATTTTGATGGCTGGTCGCTTGGCCTATCGGCAACCGGTGAAGAATCGGGGGACGGTGCCTGGTACGGCTTTGGTGCCAATGTCGGGGTTGGCAACTTTACCGTTGGTGGTTCCTATGGTCATACCGAAGACGATTACGGTCTGAATGAAGATGGTCAGGACCTCGACGCGTTTGATGTCGGTGTTTCCTATGCCATCGATGCAGCATCTGTCTCGCTGAGTTATGGCTATGAAGATTTTGGGACTGGTGACGTTCAGGCTGTCGATCTTGGCTTGGCCTATGAACTGGGTGCCGGGGTGGCTTGGCAGTCATCCGTCTTCTGGTTTGACGAAAAAAATGACACCGATCCGGATAATGACGGTTATGGCGCTGTAACCGGTATTCGCCTTGATTTCTGA
- a CDS encoding porin gives MKKILVASTALVAVAFAGQANASEKIKLSVGGYMEQWAGFADEDNTAAGGRTNAFQSDTEIHFKGSTTLDNGIEVGATVELEGETSGDQVDEQYLYINGGFGQVKLGKDDSAADDMGITAPSVGPVGVNDGDMSNWVNAYLIDTVRSSGDQNRLTYYTPSISGFRAGVSFADDSNRNGANGYDNQSGSGDNIVSGGLEYLNDFDGWSLGLSATGEESGDGAWYGAGVNVGFGNFTVGGSYGHTEDDYGLSDGRELDAYDIGVSYALDAATVSLTYGYEEVDGEGDISAVDLGLAYALGAGVTWKSSVYWFDQSADSTNTGVTDLDGDNDGYGVVTGIRLDF, from the coding sequence ATGAAAAAGATTCTTGTTGCTTCTACCGCGCTCGTCGCTGTCGCTTTTGCCGGTCAGGCAAATGCTTCCGAAAAAATCAAACTGTCGGTCGGCGGTTACATGGAGCAGTGGGCTGGCTTCGCTGACGAAGACAATACTGCTGCTGGCGGTCGCACAAACGCATTCCAGTCCGACACCGAAATCCACTTCAAAGGTTCGACCACCCTTGATAACGGCATCGAAGTTGGTGCGACTGTAGAACTCGAAGGCGAGACCTCTGGTGACCAGGTTGATGAACAGTACCTGTATATCAATGGTGGCTTCGGTCAGGTCAAACTTGGTAAAGACGACAGTGCAGCAGACGATATGGGCATCACCGCACCGTCCGTTGGTCCGGTTGGCGTCAACGATGGCGACATGTCCAACTGGGTCAATGCGTATCTGATCGACACCGTTCGTTCGAGCGGCGATCAGAACCGTCTGACCTACTACACCCCGTCGATCAGCGGTTTCCGCGCGGGTGTGTCCTTTGCTGACGATAGCAACCGTAATGGTGCAAACGGCTATGACAACCAGTCTGGTTCGGGTGACAACATCGTTTCGGGTGGTCTTGAATATCTGAATGACTTCGATGGCTGGTCGCTTGGTCTGTCGGCAACCGGTGAAGAGTCTGGTGATGGCGCATGGTACGGTGCCGGTGTGAATGTTGGTTTCGGCAACTTCACGGTTGGTGGTTCCTATGGTCACACCGAAGACGATTACGGTCTGTCTGATGGTCGCGAACTTGATGCGTATGACATCGGTGTTTCTTATGCTCTGGATGCGGCAACTGTCTCCCTGACCTATGGTTACGAAGAAGTTGACGGCGAAGGCGACATCAGTGCTGTTGATCTCGGTCTTGCCTATGCTCTTGGCGCAGGCGTGACTTGGAAATCTTCTGTTTACTGGTTCGACCAGAGTGCGGATAGCACCAATACCGGTGTAACCGACCTCGACGGCGACAATGACGGCTACGGTGTAGTTACTGGTATTCGTCTCGACTTCTAA
- a CDS encoding porin, translating into MKKILIATSALVAVAFTGQAQASEPIKLSVGGYMNQWAGFADQEVGDRNNAFQSDTEIHFKGSTTLDNGIEVGAVVELEGETSGDQIDEQYLFVNGGFGRIEMGKNDSAADSMQLVAPAVGPVGINDGDLDIWVDSYLIDTTIPTGDQNRVTYYTPSFGGFRAGVSFADDSNRNGANGYNNQDGSGDNIVSGGLEYEADLNGISLGVSAIGENWGEGNLVGGGLNVGFGNFTVGGSYSHTDDDYGFSEGDSDPDDTDQFDIGVSYEMDAAAVSLTYGYAEYGNGSRGDGTGEISTADLGLAYTLGAGVEWKSSIFWFDDEVDGAEDNDGYGVVTGFALTF; encoded by the coding sequence ATGAAAAAGATTCTGATTGCTACGAGCGCGCTCGTAGCTGTTGCTTTCACAGGCCAGGCGCAGGCCTCCGAACCGATCAAACTATCGGTTGGCGGTTACATGAACCAGTGGGCTGGTTTTGCCGATCAGGAAGTCGGTGATCGCAACAATGCCTTCCAATCCGATACTGAAATCCACTTCAAGGGTTCAACCACCCTTGACAACGGGATTGAGGTTGGTGCGGTTGTCGAGCTTGAGGGTGAAACCTCTGGCGACCAGATCGACGAGCAATACCTGTTCGTTAACGGCGGCTTTGGTCGTATTGAAATGGGCAAAAACGATAGTGCTGCCGATTCAATGCAACTTGTTGCTCCTGCGGTTGGTCCGGTTGGCATCAACGATGGGGATCTGGATATCTGGGTCGATTCCTACCTGATCGACACGACAATCCCGACCGGTGACCAGAACCGCGTGACCTATTACACGCCAAGCTTTGGTGGTTTCCGTGCCGGTGTGTCCTTTGCTGATGACAGCAATCGCAACGGTGCAAACGGTTATAACAACCAAGATGGTTCGGGCGACAATATTGTCTCTGGCGGTTTGGAATACGAAGCTGATCTGAACGGCATTTCCCTTGGTGTTTCTGCGATTGGCGAAAACTGGGGTGAAGGCAACCTCGTTGGCGGTGGCTTGAATGTCGGCTTTGGCAACTTCACCGTCGGTGGTTCCTATTCCCATACCGATGATGATTATGGCTTCAGCGAAGGTGACAGCGACCCGGATGACACCGATCAGTTCGACATCGGCGTTTCCTATGAAATGGATGCAGCCGCTGTTTCCCTGACCTATGGCTATGCAGAATATGGTAACGGCAGCCGTGGTGATGGTACCGGCGAAATCAGTACAGCTGATCTCGGTCTGGCCTACACCCTTGGTGCCGGTGTTGAATGGAAATCGTCAATCTTTTGGTTCGACGACGAAGTTGACGGCGCGGAAGACAACGACGGTTACGGTGTTGTGACCGGTTTTGCACTGACCTTCTAG
- a CDS encoding porin yields the protein MKKILFASSAIVAVAFAGQASASEKIKLAVGGYMEQWAGFADEDNTVSGGRYNAFQSDTEVYFRGSTTLDNGIEIGAVIELEGETSTDQIDEQYMFVNGGFGRVEMGKNDSAADAMGVTAPAVGPVGVNDGDMSNWANVELIDTVPSSSDQKRVTYYSPVLGGFRAGISYADQDTSTNDNEKANNGENVVSVGLEYKGDFDGFSLGLSAEGENNNEGNWYGAGVNVGFGNFTVGGSYGLTEDDYNLANNAAPNADDTEAFDIGVSYAMDAAAVSLTYGYEETGDNEVQAVDLGFAYTLGAGVAWKSSVFWFDEEDTVDNDGYGVVTGIRLDF from the coding sequence ATGAAAAAGATTCTGTTTGCTTCCAGCGCAATCGTCGCTGTTGCTTTCGCAGGCCAGGCTTCGGCTTCCGAGAAAATCAAACTCGCCGTTGGCGGTTACATGGAACAGTGGGCTGGCTTTGCTGATGAAGACAACACCGTTTCTGGTGGTCGTTACAACGCATTCCAGTCCGATACCGAAGTTTATTTCCGTGGTTCGACCACCCTTGATAACGGCATTGAAATCGGTGCCGTAATCGAGCTTGAAGGTGAGACCTCAACCGATCAGATTGATGAACAGTATATGTTCGTTAATGGCGGCTTCGGTCGCGTTGAAATGGGCAAAAACGACAGTGCAGCTGACGCGATGGGCGTTACCGCACCAGCAGTTGGCCCGGTTGGTGTTAACGATGGCGACATGTCTAACTGGGCAAATGTCGAGCTGATCGATACTGTTCCGTCGAGCAGTGACCAGAAACGCGTTACCTACTATTCACCGGTTCTTGGTGGTTTCCGTGCAGGCATTTCCTATGCCGATCAGGATACTTCAACCAACGACAACGAAAAAGCCAATAACGGTGAAAACGTTGTTTCTGTTGGCCTCGAATACAAAGGTGACTTCGATGGTTTCTCGCTCGGCCTCTCGGCTGAAGGCGAAAACAACAACGAAGGCAACTGGTATGGCGCAGGCGTAAATGTTGGCTTCGGCAACTTCACCGTTGGTGGTTCTTACGGTCTCACCGAAGACGACTATAACCTTGCCAACAATGCTGCTCCGAATGCTGATGATACCGAAGCCTTCGACATCGGTGTTTCCTACGCAATGGATGCTGCTGCTGTTTCCTTGACCTATGGTTATGAAGAAACCGGCGACAATGAAGTTCAGGCTGTTGACCTTGGCTTTGCATACACCCTTGGTGCTGGCGTTGCTTGGAAATCGTCGGTCTTCTGGTTCGACGAAGAAGATACCGTAGACAACGACGGTTACGGCGTTGTTACCGGTATTCGCCTCGACTTCTAA
- a CDS encoding thiamine phosphate synthase, protein MDATLAKQARQLNLRNGGPNCPIPSIVLMTDEKRLPDPIPAIIGLPSRSMVIFRHYDLAPADRSKLAYRVRRTCRQYGHLCLIADDLALALHLDADGIHLPEYRIRKTPHAYRQIPRDMLVTSACHRLQTLHLLALLTPDQRPDGVLISPVFATESHPDQPGMAFSAFLQRTALCRSLGLIPIALGGINPDNVAMLRGSGVASLAGIGFSAT, encoded by the coding sequence ATGGATGCCACACTGGCAAAGCAGGCACGCCAACTCAATTTACGCAATGGCGGCCCGAACTGCCCGATCCCGTCGATCGTGCTGATGACCGATGAAAAGCGCCTGCCCGATCCGATCCCAGCTATCATCGGCCTGCCATCCCGAAGTATGGTGATCTTTCGTCATTACGACCTCGCGCCTGCGGACCGCAGCAAACTAGCCTACCGGGTCCGACGCACCTGTCGCCAATACGGCCATCTCTGTCTGATCGCCGATGATCTGGCATTGGCATTGCACCTTGATGCCGACGGTATCCATTTGCCGGAATACCGCATTAGGAAAACACCGCATGCCTATCGGCAAATTCCACGCGACATGCTTGTGACGTCTGCCTGCCACAGATTGCAAACGCTGCACCTGCTGGCACTTCTTACCCCCGATCAACGCCCGGACGGGGTTCTGATCTCGCCGGTTTTTGCCACCGAAAGCCATCCTGACCAACCGGGTATGGCATTTTCGGCCTTTCTGCAACGAACCGCCCTTTGCCGGAGTCTTGGCCTCATCCCCATTGCCCTTGGCGGCATAAACCCTGACAATGTTGCCATGTTAAGGGGATCTGGCGTTGCATCTTTGGCCGGGATCGGGTTCTCTGCCACATAA
- a CDS encoding glycosyltransferase family 9 protein — MPAHHHPARKKFTRFASKQPFRFGLPNVSAELTQASDNSPAYLTRTTSLLRQQVLANAPSVKIISDTVHPDVLARDAWADTDFDRKRVLFLIPDDAIGDCVGMALFLRAFAVKYPRAKIAVLNSGSASDIFATLSDVTVFQLFISVKRLKTFDYLIDFSEMEGWKDIATMPVNPEEALCEAFDISPIPLASKRSPKLAPGARIGILPMASSPLRTLPPALVREIAEFLAKAGFDITLILNAYQGVMKKYKDTIGPFDQPNIRIVDGFKTIGNLVSFISEQDYVVLADSGPAHITKLFQTPGIGIYSSASAAILQGRHQNLLPWQSTYRGDFCEAPCGLAKLRATVSGTIGCMGSLGVPVSELINLPVNSDKSLAERLVTEKPVPCVADLIAKKEPLFTFLRKDLGI, encoded by the coding sequence ATGCCTGCACATCACCATCCCGCCCGGAAAAAATTTACCCGGTTCGCGTCAAAACAGCCGTTCCGGTTCGGTCTGCCCAATGTCAGTGCGGAGCTCACACAAGCATCCGACAACAGCCCTGCATATCTGACGCGTACAACATCGCTTTTGCGGCAACAAGTTCTGGCCAATGCCCCGTCGGTAAAGATCATTTCAGACACTGTTCATCCTGATGTGTTGGCACGCGATGCATGGGCCGATACTGATTTTGATCGCAAACGGGTTCTGTTCCTGATCCCCGATGATGCGATTGGCGATTGTGTTGGCATGGCCCTGTTTTTGCGGGCTTTTGCGGTAAAATATCCTCGTGCAAAGATTGCCGTGCTTAACAGTGGTAGCGCATCGGACATATTTGCAACCCTTTCCGATGTCACGGTTTTTCAGCTTTTTATTTCGGTCAAACGACTGAAGACATTTGATTACCTGATCGACTTCAGCGAGATGGAAGGTTGGAAAGATATCGCGACCATGCCGGTAAACCCGGAAGAGGCACTTTGCGAGGCTTTCGACATTTCCCCAATCCCGCTTGCATCGAAGCGTTCGCCGAAGCTGGCACCGGGTGCCAGGATCGGCATTCTGCCAATGGCATCTTCGCCGCTTCGCACCCTGCCGCCTGCACTGGTACGCGAAATCGCAGAATTTCTTGCAAAAGCCGGATTTGACATCACCCTGATCCTTAACGCCTATCAGGGTGTGATGAAGAAGTACAAGGATACGATAGGACCGTTTGACCAGCCGAATATCCGGATTGTCGATGGCTTCAAAACCATCGGAAATCTTGTGTCTTTCATCAGCGAACAGGATTATGTCGTGCTGGCCGATAGCGGCCCGGCCCACATCACAAAACTGTTTCAGACACCGGGAATTGGTATTTATAGTTCAGCCTCTGCAGCCATCTTGCAAGGCCGTCACCAGAACCTTCTGCCTTGGCAAAGTACTTACAGGGGAGATTTCTGCGAAGCACCCTGTGGACTTGCCAAATTACGCGCAACAGTGTCCGGTACAATCGGCTGCATGGGCAGCCTTGGAGTCCCTGTGTCGGAACTGATTAACCTGCCCGTCAATTCGGACAAGTCACTGGCAGAACGGCTCGTCACTGAAAAACCGGTGCCCTGTGTCGCCGATCTTATCGCGAAAAAAGAACCCTTGTTCACCTTCCTGCGCAAGGATCTCGGGATTTAA